In Chloroflexota bacterium, the sequence CGCAGGGATTGGTGCGATTCGCGGTTGCAACCCCGCTTCCGGCGGCTATGGAAAGCCGCCCTACGTGTCCTCTGTTCTCCATTCGCGTGGATTCGTGTTATTCGCGGTTGCAACCCCGCTTCCGGCGGCTATGGAAAGCCGCCCTACATGTCTTCTATTCTCTATTCGCGTGGATTCGTGCGATTCGCGGTTGCAACCCCGCTTCCGGCGGCTATGGAAAGCCGCCCTACATGTCTTCTATTCTCCATTCGCGTGGATTCGTGCGATTCGCGGTTGCAACCCCATTCGCGCGGATTCGCGCGATTCGCGGTTACAACTCCCGCAGGGCGGCGCGGATGGCCTCGGCCCACGCGTCGGGCAGCGCCGACAAATCCACGTTCTCCTCGCCGATGAGGATGCGGCGCAGGGCCCGGCCCAGGGCGCGGACTTCCTCGGGCAAGCGGGGGTCGGCGGCCATCTGGGTGCAGGCGTTGAAGAGCGCCTCGGCCTCGGGGCGCTTGTGGCGGGCGGCCTGGATGGCCAGGGCGATGAACTCCTCGGGGGTCATGGCCTGCGCCTGCCGGTCGGCCTCCCCCGCCTGCGCCAGCCAGTCGGGGAGGGGCTGGCCGGCAACCTTCTGCCACAGCGCGCCGAAGCGTTCCGCGCCCGCCGCCGCGCGCCAGGCGGCAAGGATGCCCGCCACCGCCTGGGCGTCGGGCGTTGCGCCAATCTGCTGAAGAGTTTGGAGGGACGAAAGGAGCGCCTTCAGGCCCTCTTCCTCGTCGCCGCGCGCAATGAGAACCTGCGCCAACATGGCGAGGGTGGCGGCCTTGCCTTGGCGGTCGCCCAGGGCCTCCAGGATGGCCAGGGCCTCCTGGTACAGGCCCATGGCCCGGTCCAGGTCGCCGCGGGTTACAAGCACATTGGCCATGGCGTGGAGGGTGGCGGACTTGCCTTTGCGGTCGCCCAGGGCCTCCTTGATTTCCAGCGACTCCTGGTACAGGCCCATGGCCCGGTCCAGGTCGCCGCGGGTTACAAGCACATTGGCCATTGCGTGGAGGGTGGCGGACTTGCCTTGGCGGTCGCCCAGGGCCTCGTCAATGGCCAGGGCCTCCTGGTACAGGCCCATGGCCCGGTCCAGGTCGCCGAAGTGGCGGAACAAGAACGCCAGGTGAAAGCGCAGATTGGACCCTTCCCCATCCTTCCGCAGGGCCGCTGCCCGCTTCATGTCCTCCAGCGAATAACGGGCATGGGGGACCAGGCCCGGATCATGCCATATGCCGCCATGGTCAAACCCGGGATAGCACCGCCACGCCAGCGCCCGCGACCAGGCGAACAGGGCCGCCCCGTCGGCGTCCAGCGAGCGGGCGAACTCGGCCAGCAGGGGGTGCATGCTGGGCTCCCGCTGCACGAGCGAAAGGGACTGCAGAAGGTCCACGGCGGCGCTGTAGGCGGCATCGTCCAGCCCGGCTGCCGCTTTCAACACCTCCCGGCGGAACGGCTCGTTGGGGATGGCGTACCCGGCCAGGAGGAACAGTCGCCGCGCGGCGTCATCATCCACCTGCGCCCACGACATGGCGAACGTGGCGGCCACGTCCTTGTCGTGCTGGGTGGGGTTGGGGTTATTCTTGCGCCAGTTCTTCAGCGAGGGGTGGTCCAGACGGAGTTGCCGCAGGTACTCGTCCACCGTGATTTCGGGCACGTGCGCCAGGTAGGCGGCGGCCAAATCCAGCGCCAGGGGCAGGCCGCCCAGGCGCTCGTGAAGGGCGCGCCGCTCGTCGTCGGTGGCCCTTTCGGGGGGCAGGACGCGCGCCAGGAAGCGCAGGCTTTCGTCTTCGGTGAACACCTCCAGCGGGAGCGGCTCCACGCCGAGGGCGGTGTCCCACTGCGTCTGGCGCGAGGTAACCAGGATGCGGATGTGGGTGTGGCGCAGGCGCGGGAGCCAGTGGGCGGCGGCGTTCAGGTCCTCCAAGTTGTCCAGAATGACGAGGCGCGGGCCGCTTTCGTGCCAGGCTTTGAGCGTAAGGGCGGCCTGCTGGGCCGTGTCGTCGGGCCAGGGTTGCAGGCACATGGCCCGCCCGCATTCGGCGATGGAGGCCTCTATCTGCTTGCGAATCTCGTCAGTCGGGGCCGGGGCCGAGCCGTCTGGCGCGGGCTTGTTGGCCAGTACCCAGTGGACGCCCAGGAAGCGGTAGCCGTATCGCCAGGCGAATTCCACCGCCAGTTGGGTCTTGCCGATGCCGCCCATGCCCACCAGCGCCCGCTGGTTGATGACCATGCTACGGTCTTCGGCCACGAGGGCCTGGCACAGTTTTTCCAGTTCGGCCTCGCGGCCCGTGAAGCGCGGGTTGGGCAGGATGGGGAGGTGGGAGCCTGGCGGCAGGTCGCCGGGGAGGGTGGGCGACGGCGGCGCGGCGGGGAGGCCCCTCTGCGTGAGGAGGGCTATAATCTGGTCCAGGCGCTCGCGCAAATCCGCGTGCTCCGCCCGCGTGTCGCGGCGCAGGTCAAGGAGCACCTGCACGATGACGGGCAGCGCGAAGTCCTCCAGCAGGCCCACGGAGCGGAGGAGCGCGTCGGTGTACAGGCGGGCGCCCGCCTCCACCTGCTCGGGCGCGAGGGGCAGCGCGGCCAGCCCCCGCCGCAGGACACCCTCCACCGCTCCGGCGTCCAGTGCCTCCGGCAGGCCGGCCAGAGCCTCTTGCAGCGAGGGCAGATCCCAGAAGCGCAGGGTGAAGGCCTGCTTCAGCCGGTCGTCCTTGCAGTGCTCCAGGAAGTACCGGTCGGCGCGTTCGGCGGCGCGGAGGAGTTGCGCGCGGGTCTCGCCCGCGTCCAGCCACTCGTCCAGGCGCTTCTGGACGCCCTCGCCCACGATGTCGGCCAGGGCCTCGCCCGCGGCGCCGAGGGCTTCCTCGCCAAGCCACTGCTTGGCCTGGTGCTTGAGCAGGGCGGTGAGCAACTTGCCGAGGCTCTTGGGCAGTTCCGACGGCATGTGTCCCTCCCGCGATGGTCTCGCCCAACTCTTGAACCAGTATACCCGCATTTCGCCCCGAAGTCAATGGGTTTTCGGGGCCAATTCCCGCGCCCGCTCGCCGCCATCCACAAATAGCACGAATCCGCGCGAATGGAGTTGTAACCACGAATAGCGCGAATCCACGCGAATGGAGAATAGAGGACACGTAGGGCGGCTTCCCATAGCCGCCGGGGCAGAGGGGCAGGTACGGAAACCCGCCCGCGTGCGCGGGGCGTCGTCCCGGGTGAGGGCCGGCGGGCCGCGCGGGGCTAAACCCCCGCGCTCAAGGAACAAAGCCCCTTCGGGGCTGGAGATAGCCCGCAGGGCTTCGCCCGTTCAGCCCGATGCTTCAGCGTCGGGCGCGATACCTTCGTCTGGATTCGTGTTATTCGTGGATAACCACCGCCCGCAGGGCTTCGCCCCTCACCCCCCGCGCCTTCGGCTCGTCCCCCGAGGAAGTGAGGTCGGCATGCCCCCACTGTTCCCCATTCGCGTGGATTCGCGGTTGCAGAGGCAGAGGGCGAGCATGGAGACGCCCCCGCTCGCCTACCGGATAATCGCCACAACCAGCGCGACCCCCACCCCGCTCCCCACCGCCGACGCCAGGAAGTTCACCCAGTCGTTGTTGAGCCACGCCCAGCCCCGAAGGGGGCGCGTGGGCGTCCCGCAGGCATGCACGCGGTGCTCGGTCTCCTTGCCGCACGCGGGGCAGTGGTAGATGCGCTGCACGGTGGCCCCGAGGAGCGAGTCGGCCAACGCCCCTGCCAGCCCGCCCACCGCTCCCGCTGGCAGGTACACCCACGGCGCGGCCAACCCCGCAGCCCAGACTAGAAGCGCGGCGCAGGCCCCGATGAACGTCGCGCCCGCCAGCGCCGCCTTCGTGCCCAGCAGCGACACGCCTCCCGACGTGCCAGGCGGCACACGCCGTCCCGTGGTGAGGAGCCGCGGGGGCCGCGCGGACAGAACGCCGATCTCGGTGGCCCATGTGTCCGCGTTCACCGCCGCCAGCGCGCCGACGAGGGCCGCGAACCACAGCGGCGATGGCCAAAGGCGAGAGGCCGCGGCAAGCAGCGCGCCCAGGCCGCCGTTGGCCAGGGCCTGGCCCATGTCGCGGCGGGCGCCCTTGGCGAACTTCTCGGCGACGCGCTCTTTGGCGCTGGCGCGAAAGCGCGACAGGGCGCTGGACGAGAGGAAAAACAGCACGAGGATCAGCCCCCAGTCCCAGCCCCCGAACGCAAAGGTGGCGGTGCCGACGAGCACGGCCCCCGCCACCCCCGAACCCGACAGCGCCCTGCGCCAGTAGCCCAGCCCGCCGATGACTAGGCTGAGCGCCAGCCCCATGATGAACCGCTGCGCCATGCCCCGCTCCGCCCAGAGACTATTTCACCGCAGAGAGCGCAAAGGAACGAATAGAATCGCTGCGTTCTCCGCGCGCTCCGCGGTGGAACCCTGTCAGACTACCGCCACGCGCTCAAACTGGCTGTAGTACAGTTCCGCATAGAACCCGTTGCGCGCCAGCAGTTCCTCCTGTGTCCCCTGCTCCACGATGTCGCCGTCGCGGATGACCAGGATGAGGTCGGCGTTGCGAATGGTGGACAGTCGGTGCGCGATGATGAACGCCGTGCGCCCCTCCATCAGCCGATACATGGCGTCCTGGATGAGCATCTCGGTGCGGGTGTCCACCGAACTGGTCGCCTCGTCCAGGATGAGAATCTTGGGGTTGGCCAGGACGGCGCGGGCGATGGTGAGCAACTGCATCTGCCCCTGCGAGATGTTGGACGCATCCTCGTTGATCACCATGTTGTACCCTTCGGGCAGGGTGCGCACGAAGTGATCCACATGGGCGGCGCGCGCTGCCGCGATGACCTCCTCGTCCGTCGCGTCTGGGCGGCCGTAGCGGATGTTCTCCATGATGGTGCCGTTGAACAGCCACGTGTCCTGCAGCACCATGGCGAAGATCTTGCGCAAATCCTCGCGGGCGAACTCGCGGATGTCGTGGCCATCCACCAGGATGGCCCCATCGTCCACGTCGTAGAACCGCATCAGCAGTTTGACCAGCGTCGTCTTGCCCGCGCCGGTTGGCCCCACGATGGCCACCTTCTGGCCCGGCCTGATGAGCGCCGAGAAGTCCTTGATCACCACCTTGTCCGGATTGTACCCGAAGCGCACGTGGCGGAACTCCACCTGGCCCTTCACGTCTTCCAGCCGCACGGGTTGGACCGGATCGGGCACCTCTTCTTCCTCGGCCAGGAACTCAAAGACGCGCTCGGCTGCCGCTGCGGTCTGCTGCAGGACGTTGGAGATGTTGGCGATTTGGGTAATCGGCTGCGTGAACGACCGCACGTACTGGATGAACGCCTGGATGTCGCCGACGGTGATGGCGCCGCGAACGGCCAGGTAGCCGCCCAGGATGCTCACGCCCACGTACCCCAGGTTGCCTACGAACCCCATCACCGGCATCATCATGCCCGACAGGAACTGCGACTTCCACGCCGAGTCGTACAGGACATCGTTGAGGCCGTCAAACTTATGGACGCTCTTGGCCTCGGCGTTGAAGGCTTTGACCACCACGTGGCCGCCGTAGGTCTCCTCTATGTGCCCGTTGATGTGCCC encodes:
- a CDS encoding DUF92 domain-containing protein, translated to MAQRFIMGLALSLVIGGLGYWRRALSGSGVAGAVLVGTATFAFGGWDWGLILVLFFLSSSALSRFRASAKERVAEKFAKGARRDMGQALANGGLGALLAAASRLWPSPLWFAALVGALAAVNADTWATEIGVLSARPPRLLTTGRRVPPGTSGGVSLLGTKAALAGATFIGACAALLVWAAGLAAPWVYLPAGAVGGLAGALADSLLGATVQRIYHCPACGKETEHRVHACGTPTRPLRGWAWLNNDWVNFLASAVGSGVGVALVVAIIR
- a CDS encoding ABC transporter ATP-binding protein, with protein sequence MIGPGAPGGRGPMVGRGPMGRGGHMAMMKGEKPRDFKGTMRKLIQYLGAYKISIAVVMVFAVASTIFSIVGPKILGKATTKLFEGVMAQIAGTGAGIDFDYIGRILLTALFLYLLSALFSYIQGWIMSGVSMDITYRFRRDIAAKINRMPLRYFDKTTHGEVLSRVTNDVDTVNQTLSQSLTQIITSVTTLIGVLAMMFSISWQMTLVALLMVPLSLVIISLVIGRSQRYFRRQQDYLGHINGHIEETYGGHVVVKAFNAEAKSVHKFDGLNDVLYDSAWKSQFLSGMMMPVMGFVGNLGYVGVSILGGYLAVRGAITVGDIQAFIQYVRSFTQPITQIANISNVLQQTAAAAERVFEFLAEEEEVPDPVQPVRLEDVKGQVEFRHVRFGYNPDKVVIKDFSALIRPGQKVAIVGPTGAGKTTLVKLLMRFYDVDDGAILVDGHDIREFAREDLRKIFAMVLQDTWLFNGTIMENIRYGRPDATDEEVIAAARAAHVDHFVRTLPEGYNMVINEDASNISQGQMQLLTIARAVLANPKILILDEATSSVDTRTEMLIQDAMYRLMEGRTAFIIAHRLSTIRNADLILVIRDGDIVEQGTQEELLARNGFYAELYYSQFERVAVV
- a CDS encoding tetratricopeptide repeat protein, which encodes MPSELPKSLGKLLTALLKHQAKQWLGEEALGAAGEALADIVGEGVQKRLDEWLDAGETRAQLLRAAERADRYFLEHCKDDRLKQAFTLRFWDLPSLQEALAGLPEALDAGAVEGVLRRGLAALPLAPEQVEAGARLYTDALLRSVGLLEDFALPVIVQVLLDLRRDTRAEHADLRERLDQIIALLTQRGLPAAPPSPTLPGDLPPGSHLPILPNPRFTGREAELEKLCQALVAEDRSMVINQRALVGMGGIGKTQLAVEFAWRYGYRFLGVHWVLANKPAPDGSAPAPTDEIRKQIEASIAECGRAMCLQPWPDDTAQQAALTLKAWHESGPRLVILDNLEDLNAAAHWLPRLRHTHIRILVTSRQTQWDTALGVEPLPLEVFTEDESLRFLARVLPPERATDDERRALHERLGGLPLALDLAAAYLAHVPEITVDEYLRQLRLDHPSLKNWRKNNPNPTQHDKDVAATFAMSWAQVDDDAARRLFLLAGYAIPNEPFRREVLKAAAGLDDAAYSAAVDLLQSLSLVQREPSMHPLLAEFARSLDADGAALFAWSRALAWRCYPGFDHGGIWHDPGLVPHARYSLEDMKRAAALRKDGEGSNLRFHLAFLFRHFGDLDRAMGLYQEALAIDEALGDRQGKSATLHAMANVLVTRGDLDRAMGLYQESLEIKEALGDRKGKSATLHAMANVLVTRGDLDRAMGLYQEALAILEALGDRQGKAATLAMLAQVLIARGDEEEGLKALLSSLQTLQQIGATPDAQAVAGILAAWRAAAGAERFGALWQKVAGQPLPDWLAQAGEADRQAQAMTPEEFIALAIQAARHKRPEAEALFNACTQMAADPRLPEEVRALGRALRRILIGEENVDLSALPDAWAEAIRAALREL